The sequence TGCAATATTCATAGAGTATTATAGTCATCGTTGAGTGATAAGAAATTAATAATTAATAAAAATTTAAAAAATTAAAAAGCAAATTACTACGGGGGATTTCAATTTTGAATACAAACGTTAAAAAAAGTCTAGTTTCATTTACAGCAGCTGCTGCATTGGCAGTTACAGGTTTAGGTCTATCAAACGCTACTACAACTAAAGCCGCAACACAAATCGTTACAGAAAATGTTCCTTCAGTTGTAACAACAAAGAACATGGCAATGCTTTACACATCACCATCATCATCAGCTAAGACTGCTGGTCGTGCTTTAGCTTCAAATAGTGCATGGCGTGTTGGTGAAGCTGCTAAAGATGACCAAGGTAACATGTGGTATCTTGTTGCTACAGACGAATGGGTTAAGGGTAGTGATGTAACTACACAAACAGCTACTACACAAGCTGCATCAAACTCAGACACAACTTCAGCTTCAACTGCTGACAGTGTTATCAGTACTGCAAAACAATACTTAGGTACACCTTATGTATGGGGTGGTAAGACACCTGCAGGATTTGACTGCTCAGGTTTCACATCATACGTATATCAACAAGCAACTGGTAAGAGCATTGGTTCATACACAGTAGCTCAAGAATCTGCTGGTACACAAGAAGCTGTTTCTCAAGCATCAGCCGGAGATCTATTGTTCTGGGGTAGCAAAGGTTCAACTTACCACGTAGCTATCTACTTAGGTAACAACCAATACATCGCTGCACCACAACCAGGCGAATCAGTTAAGATTTCAACAATCTCAAGCTACTTCATGCCTTCATTCGCTGTTAAGGTTCTATAATATAAATTCAAAATTTAAATCATTCGCATTGGATCATCCGTTTGGATGGTCCTTTTTTGATGGAGAAAATTATGAAGTTAGGAAAATGCTCAGAGATTCCTAGGCTTGTTCCGCTCTCTCATTTAAATGGGCTACGAGATACAGATGTCTGTGCTTTGCTACGCTATGAAAATCATCCACAAGCCCAGGTACCGTGGATAATTCCCATAGCTAGGCAAATGCTCAACATCTAGACGTCTCTCTCCGCCCTCTATTTCAAAAATTCTTCACATTTTATTACAATTTTATTCGTATTTGTAAGTTATTATTTAACCATAGTCAAAAAGCAAAGAGGTGACCGGATGGTTAGATAACTTCCCGAATAGAGATAACCCTTTTAAAAAGATAATTATTGAAAACAATGAATAGAAAAACAAACCCTTAAAACATATATTTAAAAAAATTTAATCCCCTAAAAATAAACTTCAAATATCTCCCCCCTAATAGATATGAAGTCAATTACAGAGTTATTCCCCGTAACTCTAAAAGAAAGAAGCGATATTTATCACATTTATGAATATCACATTAGCTTGCCTATTGGCAGGCTTTTTTTTCGTCTAATTGGTAAAATATAACTGAATTAAAAAATAAGGAGATTGTCATGGAAAAGTTAATTGAATCAGCTTTAAAAATGATTGAACCAAAGATGACCGTTAGTTTTGGGGGCGGACGGACAGTTGGTCGCTTGCTTCGAGCAGTTAAGGATAGTCAATTAGATATTAAGATTGCTAGTCCTTCTGAAGCTACTAGAGAATTATGTAAGGAATTGGAATTACCGGTGACTTCATTAGAAGAAGTGGCTACTTTTGATTTAGCTTTTGATGGATGTGATAGTTTAGATCATCATTTGAACGCTCTGAAGAGTAATGGTGGGATTCACGTTTTTGAAAAACTTTACGCTAACTTATCCAAACGCTACATTATTTTGGCTCCAGAAACTCGTTTTACTAAAGTTTTAAATCCAGATATTCAATTAACTTTGGAAGTTTTAGATTTGGCCATGCCACAAGTTATCGCTGCGGTTGAAAAACTTGGTGGTACTGCAGAAATTCGTCAATCTAGCGATATCGCCGGGATGGTTCGAACGAAAAATGGTAACGGATTACTAGATTGTCATTTTGATGATTGGTCTTACATCGATGAAATTGACGCTGAATTGGGATCAATGGTCGGTGTGATGGGAACTTCTTATTTTAAAGATATTGTGACAGATGCACTGTTAGCAACTGATGATGGTGTAAAGCACGTAAAAAAAGATATATAAAAATAAACCGAAGAGGCTTCGATAGTCTTTTCGGTTTATTTGTTGTGTTCTTCATGCCAATTTTTAATGTAATCGATTCGCTGTTTAAAGAGTTTTTCGCGTCCTTGTTCAGTTGGAGCGTAATATTGATGCCCCAAAACTTCATCAGGAACAGTTTGCATGGTTGTTAATTTATCTTGATAATCATGGGCTAATTTGTAGTCTTTACCGTAACCAAGTTTTTTCATTAACTTAGTGGGAGCGTTTCGGATTTGTAAAGGAACTGGCAGGTTACCATATTTCTTAACATCTTTTTGAGCTTTTAGAAGAGCTTTGTAAGTGGCATTTGATTTCGGAGCGACTGACAAATAGATTACGCACTCAATCAAATGAACGTTACATTCAGGCATTCCTAAGAACTGGCAAGCTTGAAAAGTATTGATGGCGACATTTAAAGCATTCGTGTCGGCCAAACCAATATCTTCAGATGCAAATCGAACTAAACGTCTGGCGATATAAAGTGGATCTTCACCGCCTTCTAACATTCTAGTAGCCCAATAAATCGCTGAATCGGTGTCACTATTGCGCATAGATTTGTGCAAAGCTGAAATAATATTGTAGTGTTCCTCACCATTTTTGTCATAGCGCAGTGATTTAGTATTGAGCAATTGACGGATATCATCGATATTGACGGTAATTTTATCATCTTTAGTTTGAGAATTGATAACAGCCATTTCTAAAGTATTCAAGGCCACTCGAGCGTCACCGTTAGCATAAGCGGCAATTAATTGTAAGGTATCGTCTTGAATATCAATTTCTTTTTTGAAGGCTTTAGGATTATTCAACGTGTTATTCAGTAATTCGACTAAATCATCTTGTGTTAATGATTTTAAAACGAAAACTTTGCAACGAGATAATAGGGCTGAATTGATTTCAAACGAAGGATTTTCTGTTGTGGCACCTATCAAAGTGATACTGCCTTTTTCGACGAAAGGTAAAAAAGCATCCTGTTGAGCTTTGTTGAAACGATGAATTTCATCAATGAAGACAATAGTTTTTTGTCCCATTTCTCGATTGAGTTCGGCTTCTTTCATGACCTTTTTGATATCGTTGATTCCACTAGTAACGGCACTAAAAGTGATGAAATTAGCTTTAGTTTTTTTAGCGATGATTTCGGCAAGGGTAGTTTTACCAACCCCGGGAGGGCCCCAAAATATTAATGAAGGGATTTTATCTTGATCGATAATTTCTCGTAAGATTTTTTTGTCGCCAATCAAATGTTTTTGACCAACAAACTCCTCTAATGTCGTCGGTCTGACCCGATTTGCTAGAGGAGTATTGTTGTCATCTTTATTTGAACTGGCAAAAAGAGATTCTTGTTGCATATTTGCCTTCTTTATTTAATTGCTTGAATAATTTTCTTTTCATTGTATCCCAATAAAATTAAAAACATGATGACATATAAAATTAAGGGGATTAAAGCGTAATTTAAATTGATAGCGGAAATTGTGGCAGCAGTCTGAGCTTTGTTTGAAACATAACCAGAAATCTGCAATGATTCAGCAGTGATCAAACCACCAAGGCCGAGTCCTAGATTAACTCCAAAGTCATCCGTTGAAGCGAGCACGCCTTCAGCTTGAATGCCCATAGCCGTTCCGTAACGAATCGTATCAGCAATCATAATTGAAACTAGTCCAATTATGAAACCACCACCGATACAGTTAATGAAAATACCAATAAATAGAACTGGTAAGTTGGTTGTATAAGCGGCAAAAGTAATAATCAATTGACCGACAAAAGCAGTGATGATTCCCAGTAGCATCGTGTTCTTTTTACCTAATTTGGCCGAAACAAAGTAAATTGCGACGACACCGATTAAGGCAGTGAAGGTAAAACTATTGGCGAAAGAAACTAGATTTTCATCATGAATGACGTATTTGAAGTAGTAAATCGTCGTTTGATTTTTAATTGAAGTCGTCAACCAATATAGGAAGATAACGATAGAAATAACAATCCAAGGTTTATTCTGCTTGAGCATTTTCCAAACTTCTGAAATTGGTTGATGACTGATTTCTTTGTTAGTGTAACGTTCCCTGACATGAAAGAAGGTATTTAAAATCAAAACTAATGAGATGAAACCAAAGAGAATAATTGTGCCTAAGAATCCTTTCTCCTGGTCTCCTTGGCCAAATAGATTGACTAAAGGAATCGTAAAGACAGCCACGATAATTTGAACGGAACTACCACAAAATTGTCTAATAACACCTAGAAGAGTTGTTTCTTGCTCATTGTTAGTCATTGTTGGCAAGATTGAAGTAATTGGCAAATTAACGGCTGTATAGAAAAATCCTAAACCTAAATAAGTAACGTATGCCCAAATAAGTTTCCCAGAGTGTGGAAGGAAATTAGGCGTAACAAAAGTCAAAACAGCGAATACTACATATGGAAATGAGTACCACAAAAAGAAGGGACGACTTTTGCCCCATCTAGAATGGGTATTATCGATCATCACACCAATTATTAAACTTTCAAAGACGTCAGCAGTTCTAGCTACGACAAATAGAATGGCCACCTCATTGGCGGTCAATCCGAAAACGTCAGTATAGAAGAATAATAGATAGGTGGTCATCATTTGAAAGACAAGATTATCCGCTGCATCACTTAAGCCATAACTGATCCGTTCAGTTAATGAGGTTTTCCATTTATTCAAAAGTAACCTACTTAGTTAAGCGACGATATAGTTCACGGCCGACGATATCGTTGGTCCACATCCAAGCAATGTGACCGAGAGCTTCCGATAAGTGTTCTTCAGTAGGTTGGTCTTTAGGACTAGGAACAGTCTTCATCATAGGCATAATACCAATATGGAAGGCCACCCAGATAGCCAAGCCAAAAATTGCGCCGGATCCTTTTCTAATGAATGGTTTATATTCTGACAAGACTTCATAAATAATGGCAAATGAAGTGGAGAAACCAAAGTGCATCAAAAAACTTGCCCAAGGCATTTTTTGTTCAGAATAAGTGTAAGTTCCACGAGTGATTTTCTTAGGAATACCGAATTGTTCCATTAAGGTTTGAGGAGGGTTGACGGCATCACGTTCAGGAGTACGAGGTGGCAAGACATTTTCCCATCCTAGTTTGACAAATCCAGAAACGATACCGGCAGCTGTCCCCGCAACAATGGCTGCTTTCAAATCGACCTTTTGATCTTTCGTTAATTTCATAAAAATCCCTCACTTTATTATTATTTTAATTTAAGTATAAAACAGCTTAAATGCTAATTCAGGTAATTAGTCTTGAGATAGCGTCATAATTTCTTCATAAATTGTTATAAATTAATTCGTAGTTTAGCAATCATTACTTCATAAATCCCCGCTATTATATAAGCATAGTCAAATAACAAAGCAACAAAGCAATTTGTTCTTAGTTATAAGATTATTAAAAATATAAATTATGAATTCCCCCCTAATAAAGAATTTACTTGAAAGAAGTGACCGGATGAAATTGGAAACCGCTCGTAAGATATTATTTTCTTAGATAACTCACTTTACACATGAATAGAAATAAACCCCTATATAAATACTCTATTTTTAAAAAGTTTAATCCCCTTATAAACACATAGATAAAAAACTTTTTCAAATATCTCCCCCCTAAAGATATAAAAAGTTAATTTCCTAAAAAACAATTTGATATTTGTTCCCCGCAAATATCACAAAAAAGAAAACTCGTCGAAATGGCGAGTTTTTTGCTTTTTCAAATTAGGTTAGTCTTAAAATGCTATCATTACCAATCAGATAGCATTTTTTTCTATATTTCAGTAATTAAAAATAAAAGTGCTATCTAGTCCGGAATAGCGAAGAAAATTGGCTCAGATGTGAGATTATTCTTAGCAACTTGTTGCTTAGAATAAGACCGAGCTTGAAGACTTTGCCCGGTTCTGGGCTTAGCAAAGGCTCCAAGTCGTGTCCACATCGTTCCAGCCAAATTCTCTTCGCTATGGAGGACGGAATGCCTACACTAATCAAGGCTTTCTACAATACTAAATGTCGATTTTTCTTCACAATTACTTACGATTTATTTCTCAAAAACCCAATTATTACTTCATATTTGGCCGTTATTATATAAGCATAGTCAAGAAACAAGAGGTGACTCGATGACTATATAAGAAACATTTAAACTAGATAATTAAAAACTTAAAACATGATATTTTTCAATATATTTATCCTCCCCCCTTAAATATATAGAATTTAAAAAGAAAGAAGAAATTGCTTATGACAAACGCAAATACAAAAGGAGCTAGCTTAAAGGCTAGCTCCTTTCTTTGTGTAAAATAATATTTGTTTGGTATTGGATTTGGATTTTGCCGAATAGACTAGGAAATGCTGCACTCATTTTCTGGTCTATTTTTGATATTTCTTAGCCTCTTCGTTACTGCAATATAAGAAGTGGCCAGGTAATACTTCTTGAAGTCTTTGATCATCTTTGAAAGGACTCTTGTGGTCAAAGTCGATTCTAGTACGTTTCTTTTCCACTTCTGGATCAGGAACGGGGATAGCTGACAAAAGGCTTTGTGTGTAAGGATGTAATGGATTGTTATAAATTTCGTTGGATTCAGCTAATTCAACGATTTTACCACGATACATAACAGCGATTCTGTCACTGATGTACTTAACCATGGAAAGATCATGGGCGATGAAGAGATAAGTTAGTCCTTGCTTCTTTTGGATATCTTGCATCAAGTTAACAACTTGGGCTTGGATAGAAACATCAAGGGCTGAAATAGGTTCATCGGCGATGATAAATTGAGGATCAACGGCCAAAGCACGGGCAATACCGATACGTTGACGTTGACCACCAGAGAATTCGTATGGGTAACGAGTCATGTGTTCAGGGTTTAAGTTAACCATGTCGAGCAATTCACGGACTCTTTGGTCACGTTCCTCGTCATTTTTAACTAAGCCGTGGACATCAAGACCTTCAGCGATGATATCCTTAACTTTCATTCTTGGGTTTAATGAAGCATAAGGATCTTGGAAGATCATCTGCATTTCACGACGGAATTCCTTCATCTTAGGTCCGTGGGCCTTGATAGTACTGATGTCTTGGCCATTGAAGAAAATGTGTCCATCAGTTGGGTTGTAAAGTCTGATAATACTACGTCCAGTAGTACTCTTACCAGAACCAGATTCACCAACGAGGCCAAAAGTTTCACCTTTATAAATATCGAATGAAACGTCATCAACAGCTTTAACTTCGTTAGGCTTGCCAATGTTGAAATATTGTTTTAGATGTTTTACGGATACGATTACTTGTTTTTCATCTGCCATTATTTAGCATTGCCTCCTAACTTTTGGAATTTTTCAAAACGTTTTAAGATGCCTGCAGGTGGGGTAACCTTTGGTGCATCTGGATGTAGCAACCAAGTGGCTGCGTAGTGAGTTTTAGAAACTTTGAAGAATGGTGGTTGCTCTTCTTCATCAATTTCCAAAGCATATTTGTTACGTGGAGCGAACGCATCGCCCTTTGGGGGATTCAAGAGGTTTGGTGGAGTACCAGGGATAGAGTTTAAACGATCCGTTTCACTAGTGTCTAGTGTAGGCATGGAATCAAGCAAGCCCCAAGTATAAGGGTGTTGAGGATTGTAGAATACTTCATTAACAGTTCCGTATTCAACGAAGCGTCCGGCATACATAACAGCCACACGGTCAGCAATACCAGCAACGACACCTAAATCGTGGGTAATGAAAATGATTGAAGTACCAATCTTTTGTTGCAACTCTTTTAATAGATCGATGATTTGAGCTTGAACAGTAACATCAAGGGCAGTCGTAGGTTCATCGGCAATTAGAATTTCAGGATAATCAACGATAGCAATCGCGATAACGATACGTTGACGTTGACCACCAGAGAATTGGTGAGGGTAATCATTCATTCTAGCTT comes from Companilactobacillus pabuli and encodes:
- a CDS encoding ABC transporter ATP-binding protein, whose amino-acid sequence is MADEKQVIVSVKHLKQYFNIGKPNEVKAVDDVSFDIYKGETFGLVGESGSGKSTTGRSIIRLYNPTDGHIFFNGQDISTIKAHGPKMKEFRREMQMIFQDPYASLNPRMKVKDIIAEGLDVHGLVKNDEERDQRVRELLDMVNLNPEHMTRYPYEFSGGQRQRIGIARALAVDPQFIIADEPISALDVSIQAQVVNLMQDIQKKQGLTYLFIAHDLSMVKYISDRIAVMYRGKIVELAESNEIYNNPLHPYTQSLLSAIPVPDPEVEKKRTRIDFDHKSPFKDDQRLQEVLPGHFLYCSNEEAKKYQK
- a CDS encoding replication-associated recombination protein A, whose translation is MQQESLFASSNKDDNNTPLANRVRPTTLEEFVGQKHLIGDKKILREIIDQDKIPSLIFWGPPGVGKTTLAEIIAKKTKANFITFSAVTSGINDIKKVMKEAELNREMGQKTIVFIDEIHRFNKAQQDAFLPFVEKGSITLIGATTENPSFEINSALLSRCKVFVLKSLTQDDLVELLNNTLNNPKAFKKEIDIQDDTLQLIAAYANGDARVALNTLEMAVINSQTKDDKITVNIDDIRQLLNTKSLRYDKNGEEHYNIISALHKSMRNSDTDSAIYWATRMLEGGEDPLYIARRLVRFASEDIGLADTNALNVAINTFQACQFLGMPECNVHLIECVIYLSVAPKSNATYKALLKAQKDVKKYGNLPVPLQIRNAPTKLMKKLGYGKDYKLAHDYQDKLTTMQTVPDEVLGHQYYAPTEQGREKLFKQRIDYIKNWHEEHNK
- the rpiA gene encoding ribose 5-phosphate isomerase A — protein: MEKLIESALKMIEPKMTVSFGGGRTVGRLLRAVKDSQLDIKIASPSEATRELCKELELPVTSLEEVATFDLAFDGCDSLDHHLNALKSNGGIHVFEKLYANLSKRYIILAPETRFTKVLNPDIQLTLEVLDLAMPQVIAAVEKLGGTAEIRQSSDIAGMVRTKNGNGLLDCHFDDWSYIDEIDAELGSMVGVMGTSYFKDIVTDALLATDDGVKHVKKDI
- a CDS encoding ABC transporter ATP-binding protein — protein: MEKILEVKDLHVDFDTYNGTVHAIRGVNFHLNAGETLAIVGESGSGKSVTVRAVLQLLASNAKISKGEVLYHGDDLLQRSDKEMDKIRGNKISMIFQDPMTSLDPTMTIGKQVAEPLLIHNNVSKKDALQRAEEVLRLVGIPNPKARMNDYPHQFSGGQRQRIVIAIAIVDYPEILIADEPTTALDVTVQAQIIDLLKELQQKIGTSIIFITHDLGVVAGIADRVAVMYAGRFVEYGTVNEVFYNPQHPYTWGLLDSMPTLDTSETDRLNSIPGTPPNLLNPPKGDAFAPRNKYALEIDEEEQPPFFKVSKTHYAATWLLHPDAPKVTPPAGILKRFEKFQKLGGNAK
- a CDS encoding YagU family protein gives rise to the protein MKLTKDQKVDLKAAIVAGTAAGIVSGFVKLGWENVLPPRTPERDAVNPPQTLMEQFGIPKKITRGTYTYSEQKMPWASFLMHFGFSTSFAIIYEVLSEYKPFIRKGSGAIFGLAIWVAFHIGIMPMMKTVPSPKDQPTEEHLSEALGHIAWMWTNDIVGRELYRRLTK
- a CDS encoding glycoside-pentoside-hexuronide (GPH):cation symporter codes for the protein MNKWKTSLTERISYGLSDAADNLVFQMMTTYLLFFYTDVFGLTANEVAILFVVARTADVFESLIIGVMIDNTHSRWGKSRPFFLWYSFPYVVFAVLTFVTPNFLPHSGKLIWAYVTYLGLGFFYTAVNLPITSILPTMTNNEQETTLLGVIRQFCGSSVQIIVAVFTIPLVNLFGQGDQEKGFLGTIILFGFISLVLILNTFFHVRERYTNKEISHQPISEVWKMLKQNKPWIVISIVIFLYWLTTSIKNQTTIYYFKYVIHDENLVSFANSFTFTALIGVVAIYFVSAKLGKKNTMLLGIITAFVGQLIITFAAYTTNLPVLFIGIFINCIGGGFIIGLVSIMIADTIRYGTAMGIQAEGVLASTDDFGVNLGLGLGGLITAESLQISGYVSNKAQTAATISAINLNYALIPLILYVIMFLILLGYNEKKIIQAIK
- a CDS encoding C40 family peptidase is translated as MNTNVKKSLVSFTAAAALAVTGLGLSNATTTKAATQIVTENVPSVVTTKNMAMLYTSPSSSAKTAGRALASNSAWRVGEAAKDDQGNMWYLVATDEWVKGSDVTTQTATTQAASNSDTTSASTADSVISTAKQYLGTPYVWGGKTPAGFDCSGFTSYVYQQATGKSIGSYTVAQESAGTQEAVSQASAGDLLFWGSKGSTYHVAIYLGNNQYIAAPQPGESVKISTISSYFMPSFAVKVL